One Streptomyces sp. NBC_01217 genomic region harbors:
- a CDS encoding A/G-specific adenine glycosylase codes for MTAMTATQTPPASLHTPVIGWFEQHARDLPWRRPEAGAWGVMVSEFMLQQTPVSRVLPVYEQWLARWPRPADLAAEPPGEAVRAWGRLGYPRRALRLHGAAQAITERHGGDVPSEHGQLLALPGIGEYTAAAVASFAYGQRHAVLDTNVRRVFARAATGIQYPPNATTAAERKLARALLPEEDERAARWAAATMELGALVCTAKNEDCTRCPISGQCAWRLAGKPAHQGPPRRGQTYAGTDRQVRGRLLAVLREAVAPVPQSALDAVWDEPVQRARALDGLVADGLVEPLAGGQYRLPLS; via the coding sequence ATGACTGCCATGACTGCGACACAGACGCCCCCCGCCTCCCTCCACACTCCCGTCATCGGGTGGTTCGAACAGCACGCCCGCGATCTGCCCTGGCGCCGCCCCGAAGCGGGCGCCTGGGGCGTGATGGTGAGCGAGTTCATGCTGCAGCAGACCCCCGTCAGCCGGGTCCTCCCGGTGTACGAACAGTGGCTGGCCCGCTGGCCGCGCCCGGCCGACCTGGCCGCCGAGCCGCCCGGTGAGGCGGTCCGCGCCTGGGGCCGGCTCGGCTACCCGCGCCGGGCGCTCCGCCTCCACGGGGCGGCGCAGGCAATAACGGAACGGCACGGCGGCGACGTACCGAGCGAGCACGGTCAGCTGCTCGCCCTGCCCGGGATCGGTGAGTACACCGCGGCGGCCGTGGCCTCGTTCGCGTACGGGCAGCGCCATGCGGTGCTCGACACGAACGTCCGCCGGGTGTTCGCCCGGGCCGCGACCGGCATCCAGTACCCGCCGAACGCGACCACCGCCGCCGAGCGCAAGCTCGCCCGCGCCCTGCTCCCGGAGGAGGACGAACGGGCCGCCCGCTGGGCCGCCGCGACGATGGAGCTCGGCGCACTCGTCTGCACCGCCAAGAACGAGGACTGCACACGGTGCCCGATCTCCGGGCAGTGCGCCTGGCGGCTGGCCGGGAAGCCCGCCCACCAGGGTCCCCCGCGGCGCGGCCAGACCTATGCGGGCACGGACCGGCAGGTGCGCGGTCGGCTGCTCGCGGTGCTGCGCGAGGCCGTGGCACCGGTGCCGCAGTCGGCGCTGGACGCGGTGTGGGACGAACCGGTGCAACGCGCCCGTGCGCTGGACGGTCTGGTCGCGGACGGCCTGGTCGAGCCGCTCGCCGGCGGGCAGTACCGGCTGCCGCTGAGCTGA
- a CDS encoding SigE family RNA polymerase sigma factor produces the protein MAQGEVLEFEEYVRTRQEALLRSARRLVPDPVDAQDLLQTALVRTYGRWDGIADKSLADAYLRRVMINTRTEWWRARKLDEVPTEQLPDASVEDGSEQRADRALLMDVLGVLAPKQRSVVVLRHWEQMSTEETAAALGMSAGTVKSTLHRALARLRQELESREAASREARLREERGPAASGRAAVSAPRAAAQVGARAARRMDEWGRERCAA, from the coding sequence ATGGCGCAGGGCGAGGTGCTCGAATTCGAGGAGTACGTACGCACTCGGCAGGAGGCACTGCTGCGCAGTGCGCGCCGGCTGGTCCCCGACCCGGTGGATGCACAGGACCTGCTGCAGACCGCCCTGGTCCGTACGTACGGCCGCTGGGACGGCATCGCCGACAAGTCCCTCGCCGACGCCTATCTGCGCCGCGTCATGATCAACACCCGTACCGAGTGGTGGCGGGCCCGCAAGCTGGACGAGGTTCCCACCGAGCAGCTGCCCGACGCGAGTGTCGAGGACGGCTCGGAGCAGCGCGCCGACCGCGCCCTGCTGATGGACGTGCTGGGCGTCCTGGCTCCCAAGCAGCGCAGCGTCGTCGTGCTGCGACACTGGGAACAGATGAGTACGGAAGAGACGGCTGCGGCGCTCGGCATGTCGGCCGGTACGGTGAAGAGCACGCTGCACCGCGCGCTGGCCCGGCTGCGCCAGGAGCTGGAGAGCCGTGAGGCGGCGAGCAGGGAGGCCCGGCTCCGCGAGGAGCGGGGTCCGGCGGCTTCCGGCCGCGCTGCGGTGAGTGCGCCGCGGGCAGCGGCTCAGGTAGGGGCCCGGGCGGCCAGGCGGATGGACGAGTGGGGGCGGGAGCGGTGCGCGGCCTGA
- the cseB gene encoding two-component system response regulator CseB → MAETHVLFVEDDDVIREATQLALERDGFAVTAMPDGLSGLEAFRADRPDIALLDVMVPGLDGVSLCRRIRDESTVPVIMLSARADSIDVVLGLEAGADDYVTKPFDGAVLVARIRAVLRRFGHASGGQPGNGEPESQPFGGVLAFGDLEVDTEGMEVRKRGEPVALTPTEMRLLLEFSAAPGTVLSRDKLLERVWDYGWGGDTRVVDVHVQRLRTKIGQDRIETVRGFGYKLRP, encoded by the coding sequence ATGGCCGAGACCCACGTCCTGTTCGTCGAGGACGACGATGTCATCCGCGAGGCCACCCAGCTGGCGCTGGAGCGCGACGGCTTCGCGGTCACCGCGATGCCCGACGGCCTGTCGGGTCTTGAGGCGTTCCGGGCCGACCGTCCCGACATCGCCCTGCTCGATGTGATGGTGCCGGGGCTCGACGGGGTCAGCCTCTGCCGTCGTATCCGCGACGAGTCGACGGTCCCGGTGATCATGCTGTCGGCCCGGGCCGACTCGATCGATGTGGTGCTCGGTCTGGAGGCCGGCGCCGACGACTACGTCACCAAGCCCTTCGACGGGGCGGTCCTGGTCGCCCGGATCCGTGCCGTGCTGCGCCGCTTCGGCCATGCCTCGGGCGGGCAGCCGGGCAACGGGGAGCCGGAGTCGCAGCCCTTCGGCGGGGTGCTGGCCTTCGGTGACCTGGAGGTGGACACCGAGGGCATGGAGGTCCGCAAGCGCGGTGAGCCGGTGGCGCTGACCCCGACCGAGATGCGGCTGCTGCTGGAGTTCTCCGCCGCGCCCGGCACAGTGCTCTCCCGCGACAAACTCCTGGAGCGGGTCTGGGACTACGGATGGGGCGGTGACACCCGGGTCGTGGATGTCCATGTGCAGCGGCTGCGCACCAAGATCGGCCAGGACCGGATCGAGACGGTCCGCGGCTTCGGCTACAAACTCAGGCCATGA
- the cseC gene encoding two-component system sensor histidine kinase CseC, which produces MRRPALRTGVRWKISIAIAAVCALTAVALSFVVHNAARVSMLENAREVQLERLKYAQLLYEAKKTQKADPRFGAKLNDPLMPRSLRAETSRNRRATHVEESGNGVPDVWAAVPLGNGDVLSLHTRFADRSATIMDDLDRALVIGSVSVVFGGCALGVLIGGQLSRRLRKAAAAAGRVAQGNTDVRVREAVGGVVQDETDELARAVDALTDALNERIEAERRVTADIAHELRTPVTGLLTAAELLPPGRPTELVRDRAQAMRTLVEDVLEVARLDSASERAELQEIALGEFVSRRMALLDPDVRVQVVHESWVSTDPRRLERILGNLLGNAAKHGATPVEVTVEGRVVRIRDHGAGFPAALLREGPSRFRTGSSDRAGHGHGLGLTIAAGQARVLGARLTFRNAGPDGAAKGTGGAIAVLWLPEHAPTNTGSFPILRLSEQRTPGSGDVQSAESGRRRPGC; this is translated from the coding sequence ATGAGACGTCCGGCCCTGCGGACGGGTGTCCGCTGGAAGATCAGCATCGCGATCGCGGCGGTCTGCGCGCTGACCGCGGTCGCGCTCAGCTTCGTCGTCCACAACGCCGCCCGGGTCTCGATGCTGGAGAACGCGCGCGAGGTCCAGCTGGAGCGGCTGAAGTACGCGCAGCTGCTGTACGAGGCGAAGAAGACGCAGAAGGCCGACCCCCGGTTCGGCGCCAAGCTCAACGACCCGCTGATGCCGCGCAGCCTGCGCGCGGAGACCAGCAGGAACCGGCGCGCCACCCATGTCGAGGAATCCGGGAACGGGGTGCCCGACGTATGGGCGGCCGTGCCGCTCGGCAACGGCGACGTGCTCTCGCTGCACACCCGGTTCGCCGACCGCAGCGCCACGATCATGGACGATCTCGACCGGGCGCTGGTCATCGGCTCGGTCTCGGTGGTGTTCGGCGGCTGTGCGCTGGGCGTGCTGATCGGCGGGCAGCTGTCGCGCCGGCTGCGCAAGGCGGCGGCCGCGGCGGGCCGGGTCGCGCAGGGCAATACGGATGTACGGGTCAGGGAGGCCGTCGGCGGTGTCGTCCAGGACGAGACCGATGAGCTGGCGCGCGCGGTGGACGCGCTGACGGACGCGCTGAACGAACGGATCGAGGCGGAGCGCCGGGTCACCGCGGACATCGCGCACGAGCTGCGTACGCCCGTGACCGGTCTGCTGACGGCGGCCGAGCTGCTCCCGCCGGGCCGCCCCACCGAGCTGGTACGGGACCGGGCGCAGGCGATGCGCACCCTGGTCGAGGACGTGCTGGAGGTGGCCCGGCTGGACAGTGCCTCGGAGCGGGCCGAGCTGCAGGAGATCGCGCTGGGCGAGTTCGTCAGCCGCCGGATGGCGCTGCTGGACCCGGATGTGCGGGTGCAGGTCGTCCACGAGTCCTGGGTCAGTACCGATCCGCGCCGGCTGGAGCGCATCCTCGGCAATCTGCTGGGCAATGCCGCCAAGCACGGTGCCACCCCGGTGGAGGTCACGGTCGAGGGCCGGGTGGTGCGGATCCGCGATCACGGTGCCGGGTTTCCTGCTGCGCTGCTGCGTGAGGGCCCGAGCCGGTTCCGTACCGGAAGCAGCGACCGGGCCGGACACGGGCACGGTCTGGGGCTGACGATCGCGGCCGGTCAGGCACGGGTCCTCGGGGCGCGGCTGACCTTCCGCAACGCCGGTCCCGATGGGGCGGCGAAGGGCACGGGCGGGGCGATCGCCGTGCTGTGGCTGCCCGAGCACGCACCGACGAACACCGGCAGTTTCCCCATCCTGCGCCTGTCCGAACAGCGCACACCGGGCAGCGGCGACGTGCAGAGCGCGGAGTCCGGCCGCAGACGGCCCGGCTGCTGA
- a CDS encoding MDR family MFS transporter, translated as MSDLKKATDGKADDRPAGKPEKRQRSVQVVMLALMITMLLAMLDNLIVGTAMPTIVGDLGGLEHLSWVVTAYTLATAASTPIWGKLGDMYGRKGIFLTSIVVFLIGSVLSGMAQDMGQLIGFRAVQGLGAGGLMVGVMAIIGDLVPPRERGKYQGMMAGVMAIAMIGGPLVGGTITDHLGWRWSFYINLPLGAVALAMVTVVLHLPKRERTEAKVDYLGAGLLTLGITAIVLVTTWGGSEYEWNSAVIMELIAIGVASLAGFVFVETKAAEPIIPLHIFRNRNFTLMSVVGFMSGFVMFGAVLFLPLYQQSVQGASATNSGLLLLPMLLSMMVVSLIAGRVTTSTGKYKIFPVIGSVLMVAGLFLLSQMDTGTTRFTSGVYMAVLGAGMGFLMQITMLVAQNSVEMKDMGVASSATTLFRTLGSSFGVAIMGALFTGRVQDEMAARGGGGATAQSAQLDAASLAKLPDAVREAYQFAVSSGTHIAFLVGASVGVIALLASVFVKEVPLRGAAPEKASSDDAPEPAAGAGSKQPEAV; from the coding sequence ATGTCGGACCTGAAGAAGGCGACGGACGGGAAGGCGGACGACCGGCCCGCCGGGAAACCCGAGAAACGGCAGCGCAGCGTCCAGGTGGTGATGCTCGCCCTGATGATCACGATGCTGCTCGCCATGCTGGACAACCTGATCGTCGGCACCGCGATGCCGACCATCGTCGGCGACCTCGGCGGCCTGGAGCATCTGTCCTGGGTCGTCACCGCGTACACCCTGGCCACCGCCGCCTCCACCCCCATCTGGGGCAAGCTCGGCGACATGTACGGACGCAAGGGCATCTTCCTCACGTCCATCGTGGTCTTCCTGATCGGCTCGGTGCTGAGCGGAATGGCCCAGGACATGGGCCAGCTCATCGGCTTCCGGGCCGTCCAGGGCCTCGGCGCGGGCGGCCTGATGGTCGGCGTCATGGCGATCATCGGCGACCTGGTGCCGCCCCGCGAGCGCGGCAAGTACCAGGGCATGATGGCCGGTGTGATGGCGATCGCCATGATCGGCGGACCGCTGGTCGGCGGCACCATAACCGACCACCTCGGCTGGCGCTGGAGCTTCTACATCAACCTGCCGCTGGGCGCGGTCGCCCTCGCCATGGTCACCGTCGTACTGCACCTGCCCAAGCGGGAGCGCACCGAGGCGAAGGTCGACTATCTCGGCGCGGGGCTGCTGACCCTCGGCATCACCGCGATCGTGCTGGTCACCACCTGGGGCGGCTCGGAGTACGAGTGGAACTCCGCCGTGATCATGGAGCTCATCGCGATCGGTGTCGCCTCGCTCGCCGGCTTCGTCTTCGTCGAGACGAAGGCTGCAGAACCGATCATTCCGCTCCACATCTTCCGCAACCGCAACTTCACCCTGATGTCCGTGGTCGGCTTCATGTCGGGCTTCGTGATGTTCGGTGCGGTGCTCTTCCTGCCGCTGTACCAGCAGTCCGTCCAGGGCGCCTCCGCGACCAACTCGGGTCTGCTGCTCCTGCCGATGCTGCTGTCGATGATGGTCGTCTCGCTGATCGCGGGACGGGTCACCACCAGCACCGGCAAGTACAAGATCTTCCCCGTCATCGGCTCCGTCCTGATGGTGGCCGGTCTGTTCCTGCTCTCGCAGATGGACACCGGCACCACGCGGTTCACCTCGGGCGTCTACATGGCGGTGCTCGGCGCGGGCATGGGCTTCCTGATGCAGATCACCATGCTCGTCGCGCAGAACAGCGTCGAGATGAAGGACATGGGCGTCGCCTCCTCCGCGACCACCCTCTTCCGTACGCTCGGCAGCTCCTTCGGCGTCGCGATCATGGGTGCGCTGTTCACCGGACGGGTGCAGGACGAGATGGCCGCCCGCGGCGGCGGGGGCGCCACGGCGCAGTCCGCGCAGCTGGACGCGGCGAGCCTGGCCAAGCTGCCGGACGCGGTGCGTGAGGCGTACCAGTTCGCGGTGTCGTCCGGAACCCACATCGCGTTCCTGGTGGGTGCCTCGGTCGGAGTGATCGCCCTGCTCGCGTCGGTCTTCGTCAAGGAGGTCCCGCTGCGGGGAGCGGCTCCGGAGAAGGCGTCGTCGGATGATGCGCCGGAGCCGGCCGCGGGCGCGGGCAGCAAACAGCCCGAGGCCGTCTGA
- a CDS encoding TetR/AcrR family transcriptional regulator: MGSTPQPRRGNTRQRIQDVALELFAEHGYEKTSLREISERLDVTKAALYYHFKTKEDILVSIFEDLNRPIEELIEWGRGQPHSLETKKEILRRYSEALAAAAPLFQFMQENQATVRDLSIGKTIKDRVIGMVDLIKEPDAPLADQVRCFTALFTMHAGMFALNDVEGDPEEKRKAVLEVAFELVTRAHGPESAK; the protein is encoded by the coding sequence ATGGGCAGCACACCGCAGCCGCGCCGGGGCAACACACGCCAGCGCATTCAGGACGTCGCCCTGGAGCTCTTCGCCGAACACGGCTACGAGAAGACCTCGCTGCGCGAGATCTCCGAGCGGCTGGATGTCACCAAGGCCGCGCTGTACTACCACTTCAAGACCAAGGAAGACATCCTGGTCAGCATCTTCGAGGACCTCAACCGGCCGATCGAGGAGCTGATCGAGTGGGGCAGGGGTCAGCCCCACAGCCTGGAGACGAAGAAGGAGATCCTGCGCCGCTACAGCGAGGCACTGGCCGCCGCCGCCCCGCTCTTCCAGTTCATGCAGGAGAACCAGGCGACGGTACGCGACCTCAGCATCGGAAAGACCATCAAGGACCGCGTCATCGGCATGGTCGATCTGATCAAGGAACCCGATGCCCCGCTCGCCGACCAGGTGCGCTGTTTCACCGCGCTCTTCACGATGCACGCGGGCATGTTCGCCCTGAACGACGTCGAAGGCGACCCCGAGGAGAAGCGCAAGGCCGTCCTCGAAGTCGCCTTCGAACTGGTCACCCGGGCACACGGCCCCGAGTCCGCGAAGTAG